One stretch of Streptomyces sp. A2-16 DNA includes these proteins:
- the uraH gene encoding hydroxyisourate hydrolase: MSTSTTASVSTHILDTSVGRPAEGVTVRLASRGGRHAPWQALGESATDADGRCKDLPAPPEGTTHVRLDFEVEPYFLTKQADAQQDAPANRDSGAAVFFPEVAITFAVVPGEHYHVPLLLNPFGYSVYRGS, translated from the coding sequence ATGAGCACGAGCACCACCGCATCCGTGTCCACGCACATCCTGGACACCAGCGTCGGCCGCCCCGCCGAGGGCGTCACCGTCCGACTCGCCTCCCGCGGCGGCCGGCACGCCCCGTGGCAGGCGCTCGGCGAATCCGCCACCGACGCGGACGGGCGGTGCAAGGACCTGCCGGCGCCGCCGGAGGGAACCACCCACGTACGGCTCGACTTCGAGGTCGAACCGTACTTCCTGACCAAGCAAGCCGATGCGCAGCAGGACGCCCCCGCGAATCGGGACAGCGGTGCCGCAGTGTTCTTCCCGGAGGTGGCGATCACGTTCGCCGTCGTGCCCGGCGAGCACTATCACGTACCGCTGCTGCTCAACCCGTTCGGCTACTCCGTTTACCGAGGGAGCTAG
- a CDS encoding helix-turn-helix domain-containing protein has product MTNSVSERAPRPPDGLGPWIAGIGTLAVEADPREPLVQLPDPATKVLIRSEARGGPTLLVSGPRVRATYHAGKRHVSCTEIRLAPGAVRPLLGLPAVDLVGRVLPLGALPGRTARRLAHELARLEPEEVPARLIDVLPDRLPRAADGARAELLRAAVAALSVSSDRTPGQVGDVARELAVSERQLRNLFSEGVGLSPKHYARIDRVRAVLAHATELAPAELAAVTGYYDQSHMASDFRTLMGVPPRSYFTGRLPAPRSCQGIDRL; this is encoded by the coding sequence GTGACCAACTCCGTTTCCGAGCGGGCCCCGCGCCCTCCCGACGGGCTCGGTCCGTGGATCGCAGGGATCGGGACCCTGGCCGTGGAGGCGGATCCGCGGGAGCCGCTCGTCCAGCTGCCGGACCCCGCGACCAAGGTGCTCATCCGCAGCGAGGCGCGGGGCGGGCCCACCCTGCTGGTCTCCGGGCCGCGCGTCCGGGCCACCTACCACGCGGGCAAGCGGCACGTGTCCTGCACGGAGATACGGCTGGCGCCCGGGGCCGTCCGGCCCCTGCTCGGCCTCCCGGCCGTCGATCTCGTCGGGCGGGTCCTGCCGCTGGGCGCCCTGCCGGGCCGGACGGCGCGGCGGCTGGCGCACGAACTCGCCCGCCTGGAGCCCGAGGAGGTGCCGGCCCGGCTCATTGACGTCCTCCCGGACCGGCTGCCCCGCGCGGCCGACGGGGCACGCGCCGAACTGCTGCGCGCGGCGGTCGCCGCACTGTCCGTCAGCTCGGACCGCACACCCGGGCAGGTCGGCGATGTGGCTCGTGAACTCGCCGTCAGTGAGCGCCAGTTGCGCAACCTGTTCAGCGAGGGCGTGGGGCTCTCGCCCAAGCACTACGCCCGTATCGACCGGGTCCGCGCGGTGCTCGCCCACGCCACCGAGCTGGCCCCGGCCGAACTGGCCGCCGTCACGGGCTACTACGACCAGTCCCACATGGCGTCCGACTTCCGCACCCTGATGGGCGTCCCGCCGCGCTCCTACTTCACCGGACGGCTTCCCGCCCCCCGCTCCTGCCAGGGGATCGACAGACTGTGA
- a CDS encoding 2-hydroxy-3-oxopropionate reductase has protein sequence MSNLPKIAWIGLGIMGSPMSENLVKAGYDVTGFTLEQDKLERLAAAGGTAAGSIAEAVRDADVIITMVPASPQVEAIAYGPEGILENARSGALLIDMSSITPQTSVDLAKAAKDKGIRVLDAPVSGGEAGAIEAVLSIMVGGEQADFDEAEPVFEALGRTIVLCGPHGSGQTVKAANQLIVAVNIQACAEAVVFLEKSGVDLKAALDVLNGGLAGSTVLTRKKDNFLRRDFRPGFRIDLHHKDMGIVTDAARNVGAALPVGAVVAQLVAGLRAQGDGGLDHSALLRGVERLSGAQV, from the coding sequence ATGAGCAATCTCCCCAAGATCGCCTGGATAGGCCTCGGCATCATGGGCTCCCCCATGTCCGAGAACCTGGTCAAGGCGGGTTACGACGTCACCGGCTTCACCCTCGAACAGGACAAGCTGGAGCGGCTGGCCGCCGCCGGTGGCACCGCCGCCGGTTCGATCGCCGAGGCCGTGCGCGACGCCGACGTGATCATCACGATGGTGCCCGCCTCCCCGCAGGTCGAGGCCATCGCGTACGGGCCCGAGGGCATCCTGGAGAACGCCCGCTCCGGCGCCCTGCTGATCGACATGTCCTCGATCACCCCGCAGACCTCGGTCGACCTGGCGAAGGCCGCGAAGGACAAGGGCATCCGCGTCCTGGACGCCCCCGTGTCCGGCGGTGAGGCCGGGGCGATCGAGGCCGTGCTGTCCATCATGGTCGGCGGCGAGCAGGCCGACTTCGACGAGGCCGAGCCGGTCTTCGAGGCGCTGGGCAGGACCATCGTGCTGTGCGGTCCGCACGGCTCGGGCCAGACGGTGAAGGCCGCGAACCAGCTGATCGTCGCCGTGAACATCCAGGCGTGCGCCGAGGCCGTGGTCTTCCTGGAGAAGTCGGGCGTGGACCTGAAGGCGGCGCTCGACGTCCTGAACGGCGGCCTGGCCGGCTCGACCGTGCTGACCCGCAAGAAGGACAACTTCCTGCGGCGCGACTTCAGGCCGGGCTTCCGGATCGACCTGCACCACAAGGACATGGGCATCGTCACCGACGCCGCCCGCAACGTCGGCGCGGCCCTGCCCGTCGGTGCCGTGGTCGCGCAGCTGGTCGCCGGCCTGCGGGCGCAGGGCGACGGCGGCCTGGACCACTCGGCGCTGCTGCGAGGCGTGGAGCGTCTGTCGGGCGCCCAGGTCTGA
- a CDS encoding NAD(P)H-binding protein translates to MVVMILVTGATGTIGSEVVRQLVARGEKVRALTRDPGGAQLPPGAEAARGHHRDLASVASAMAGADTAFLVGVFGPEDADSDRGMVEAARSAGVRRVVKLSAISAGDPRTGLGGIAHGHGEEAVRGSGLEWVILRPSAFASNTLSWAGAIRSGEPVANMLGSGRQGVVDPRDVAEIAVAALAGPGHEGRTYTLTGPETLTPQDQAAALGEVLGVPVELRDLTPPQTRDLLVASGWSEEAAKGMLRSVRFVAEGGNAVVTGDVAEVLGRPARTYREWARDHAGAFGGGGGGGEG, encoded by the coding sequence GTGGTGGTCATGATCCTTGTCACCGGTGCCACCGGCACCATCGGAAGCGAAGTCGTACGACAGCTCGTGGCGCGCGGAGAGAAGGTGCGCGCGCTCACCCGGGACCCCGGCGGGGCCCAGCTGCCGCCGGGAGCGGAGGCGGCCCGGGGGCACCACCGCGACCTCGCCTCCGTGGCGTCGGCCATGGCGGGCGCCGACACCGCCTTCCTCGTGGGCGTCTTCGGACCGGAGGACGCCGACAGCGACCGGGGGATGGTGGAGGCGGCACGGTCGGCGGGGGTACGGCGGGTGGTGAAGCTCTCCGCGATCAGCGCGGGGGACCCCAGGACGGGCCTGGGCGGCATCGCGCACGGACACGGCGAGGAGGCGGTCCGCGGGAGCGGCCTGGAGTGGGTGATCCTGCGGCCCTCGGCCTTCGCGTCGAACACCCTGAGCTGGGCGGGGGCGATCCGCTCGGGCGAGCCGGTGGCCAACATGCTGGGCTCGGGCCGGCAGGGGGTCGTGGACCCGCGGGACGTCGCCGAGATCGCGGTCGCGGCGCTGGCCGGTCCCGGTCACGAGGGGCGGACGTACACCCTGACCGGTCCGGAGACGCTCACCCCCCAGGACCAGGCGGCCGCGCTGGGAGAGGTGCTCGGCGTCCCTGTGGAACTCCGGGACCTGACCCCGCCGCAGACCCGTGACCTGCTGGTCGCCTCCGGCTGGAGCGAGGAGGCCGCGAAGGGAATGCTGCGCAGCGTCCGCTTCGTGGCCGAGGGCGGCAACGCGGTCGTCACGGGGGACGTGGCGGAGGTACTGGGCCGCCCCGCCCGGACGTACCGCGAGTGGGCGCGGGACCACGCGGGGGCGTTCGGAGGGGGAGGGGGCGGGGGCGAGGGCTGA
- a CDS encoding nucleobase:cation symporter-2 family protein, translated as MSVHPVDEKLPALKMATTGLQHVAAMYAGVVAPPLIVGAAIGLSPADLTFLTGACLFTAGLATFLQTLGIWRIGARLPFVNGVTFAGVAPMTAVVASTEDKSDALPVIFGAVIVAGLLGFLAAPFFSKAIRFFPPVVTGTVITLIGISLLPVAFGWAQGPDPTARDYGSTTHLGLAAGTLVIVLVLRRFTRGFVKQIAVLLGLVAGTLLAIPFGATDFGPVAEAAVVGFPTPFHFGAPQFQLAAIVSLCVVMVVSMTESTADMLALGEIVERPADERTIAAGLRADTLGSALSPLFNGFMCSAFAQNIGLVAMTRIRSRYVVATGGAFLVLMGLCPMAASLIAVVPRPVLGGAGVVLFGSVAASGIQTLVKAALDKDNNVLIVAVSLAVGIIPITAPEFYHAFPETVRIVLDSGISTGCVAAVVLNLLFNHLGRGGDATDVTHPMEAVPAQPIS; from the coding sequence GTGTCAGTACACCCCGTCGACGAGAAACTCCCCGCCCTGAAGATGGCGACCACGGGCCTGCAGCACGTGGCCGCCATGTACGCCGGAGTCGTCGCCCCACCCCTGATCGTCGGCGCGGCCATCGGCCTTTCCCCCGCCGACCTCACCTTCCTCACCGGCGCCTGCCTGTTCACCGCGGGCCTCGCCACCTTCCTGCAGACCCTCGGCATCTGGCGGATCGGCGCCCGGCTGCCCTTCGTCAACGGCGTCACCTTCGCCGGCGTCGCCCCCATGACCGCGGTCGTCGCCTCCACCGAGGACAAGTCCGACGCCCTGCCGGTGATCTTCGGCGCGGTGATCGTCGCCGGACTCCTCGGCTTCCTCGCCGCCCCCTTCTTCAGCAAGGCGATCCGCTTCTTCCCGCCGGTCGTCACCGGGACCGTCATCACCCTGATAGGCATCTCGCTGCTGCCGGTCGCCTTCGGCTGGGCGCAGGGCCCCGACCCGACGGCGCGGGACTACGGCTCGACGACCCACCTGGGCCTGGCCGCGGGGACGCTCGTCATCGTGCTTGTCCTACGGCGCTTCACACGCGGCTTCGTCAAGCAGATCGCCGTGCTGCTCGGCCTGGTGGCCGGCACGCTCCTCGCGATCCCTTTCGGCGCCACGGACTTCGGCCCGGTCGCCGAGGCGGCCGTCGTCGGCTTCCCGACCCCCTTCCACTTCGGTGCCCCGCAGTTCCAGCTCGCGGCGATCGTCTCGCTGTGCGTGGTGATGGTGGTCTCGATGACCGAATCGACCGCGGACATGCTGGCATTGGGCGAGATCGTCGAGCGCCCGGCCGACGAGAGGACCATCGCCGCGGGGCTGCGCGCCGACACCCTCGGCTCGGCGCTCAGCCCCCTCTTCAACGGCTTCATGTGCAGCGCCTTCGCCCAGAACATCGGGCTCGTGGCGATGACGAGGATCCGCAGCCGCTACGTCGTCGCCACCGGCGGCGCCTTCCTGGTGCTGATGGGCCTGTGCCCCATGGCCGCCTCCCTCATCGCCGTCGTCCCGCGCCCGGTGCTCGGCGGCGCCGGGGTCGTCCTGTTCGGCTCGGTGGCCGCCAGCGGCATCCAGACCCTCGTCAAGGCGGCCCTGGACAAGGACAACAACGTCCTGATCGTCGCCGTGTCGCTGGCCGTCGGCATCATCCCGATCACCGCGCCGGAGTTCTACCACGCCTTCCCCGAGACCGTGAGGATCGTCCTGGACTCGGGGATCTCCACGGGCTGCGTCGCCGCGGTGGTACTGAACCTGCTCTTCAACCACCTCGGTCGGGGCGGGGACGCGACCGACGTCACCCACCCCATGGAGGCCGTCCCCGCTCAGCCGATCTCGTAA
- a CDS encoding MFS transporter codes for MTAIVENPTRTPHRTYSRWTALVVLCAGTLMTILDGNIVTVAMPAIQSDLGFSGSGLAWVVNAYLIPFGGLLLLVGRLGDLVGRKRMFAAGLAVFTAASVLCGVATGQGMLIAARALQGVGGAMTSAVVLGMLVALFPEPRAQARAIAVFSAVGAAGGALGTFLGGALTQALNWHWIFLINLPIGVVALLAAVRVLDADEGEGLGRGADYPGAVLVTGALMLTVYAIVGSGDREVTGTLLLALVALVLFTAFGLRQARAARPLLRLRLFGSRLLSGANAVQILMIATMYGFQFLGALYLQRVLGFGELLTGTAFLPAPIVIGVLMLGLSARTIGRFGAYRVLLAGLVLIVAGMALLSRVPANGSYLADVLPALLSLSVGFAAAMPALTGLAMSGAREEDAGLASGLFNTTQVVGGSLGLAVLSVLAASRTEGLLAGGAEVVSATAEGYQAAFRVGTAIAVGALALAAVVLRPRAGARG; via the coding sequence ATGACGGCCATCGTCGAAAACCCGACGCGAACACCGCACCGAACGTACTCCCGCTGGACGGCCCTCGTCGTCCTGTGCGCGGGAACGCTCATGACGATCCTGGACGGCAACATCGTCACGGTCGCCATGCCGGCCATACAGAGCGACCTCGGATTCTCGGGTTCTGGCCTCGCCTGGGTGGTCAACGCCTATCTGATCCCGTTCGGCGGGCTGCTGTTGCTGGTGGGCCGGCTGGGCGACCTGGTCGGCCGCAAGCGGATGTTCGCGGCGGGGCTCGCCGTGTTCACGGCCGCGTCCGTGCTCTGCGGGGTGGCGACGGGCCAGGGCATGCTGATCGCGGCGCGGGCCCTGCAGGGTGTGGGCGGGGCGATGACCTCGGCGGTGGTGCTCGGCATGCTGGTCGCGCTGTTCCCCGAGCCGCGTGCGCAGGCCCGTGCGATCGCGGTGTTCAGCGCGGTGGGCGCGGCGGGCGGGGCGCTCGGCACGTTCCTCGGCGGGGCGCTGACGCAGGCCCTGAACTGGCACTGGATCTTCCTGATCAACCTTCCGATCGGAGTCGTCGCCCTGCTGGCGGCGGTGCGGGTGCTCGACGCGGACGAGGGCGAGGGCCTTGGCCGGGGTGCGGACTATCCGGGGGCCGTGCTGGTGACGGGGGCGCTGATGCTGACGGTGTACGCGATCGTCGGGTCCGGCGACCGCGAGGTGACCGGCACGCTGCTCCTGGCGCTGGTCGCCCTCGTCCTGTTCACCGCGTTCGGTCTGCGCCAGGCGCGTGCCGCCCGCCCGCTGCTGCGGCTGCGGCTGTTCGGCTCCCGGCTGCTCTCCGGCGCGAACGCCGTGCAGATCCTGATGATCGCCACGATGTACGGCTTCCAGTTCCTCGGCGCGCTGTACCTCCAACGCGTCCTGGGGTTCGGCGAGTTGCTCACCGGCACGGCGTTCCTGCCGGCGCCGATCGTGATCGGGGTGCTGATGCTGGGGCTGTCGGCACGGACCATCGGGCGGTTCGGGGCGTACCGGGTCCTGCTGGCGGGGCTCGTGCTCATCGTCGCCGGGATGGCCCTGCTGAGCCGTGTGCCGGCCAACGGTTCGTACCTCGCGGACGTCCTTCCCGCGCTGCTGTCGCTGTCCGTCGGCTTCGCCGCGGCCATGCCCGCGCTGACCGGGCTCGCCATGTCGGGGGCTCGTGAGGAGGACGCGGGGCTGGCGTCCGGGCTGTTCAACACCACGCAGGTGGTGGGTGGTTCGCTGGGGCTCGCGGTGCTGTCCGTGCTGGCGGCGAGTCGCACGGAGGGGTTGCTGGCGGGCGGGGCCGAGGTGGTCTCGGCGACGGCCGAGGGGTATCAGGCGGCGTTCCGGGTGGGGACGGCGATCGCGGTGGGGGCTCTCGCCCTGGCCGCGGTGGTGCTGCGGCCGCGGGCGGGGGCGAGGGGCTGA
- a CDS encoding 8-oxoguanine deaminase: MAAERRIVIENCSIATVDASDTEYPSGYVVIAGNRIESLGAGRAPEGLENVDRRIDATGHLVTPGLVNTHHHYYQWITRGLATDHNLFDWLVALYPTWARIDEQMVYAAAQGSLAMMARGGVTTAMDHHYVFPAGSGDLSGAIIRAARETGVRFTLARGSMDRSEKDGGLPPDFAVETLDGALAATEATVREHHDSSFDAMTQVAVAPCSPFSVSTELLRQGAELARRLGVRLHTHGSETVEEEQFCKELFGMGPTDYFESTGWLGEDVWMAHCVHMNDSDIAAFARTKTGVAHCPSSNARLAAGIARVPDMLAAGVPVGLGVDGTASNESGELHTELRNALLINRLGAHREAALNARQALRLGTYGGAQVLGRAAETGSLEAGKLADLVLWKLDTLAHASIADPVTALVFGAAAPVTASFVNGRQIVEDGRLLHVDEDAVARSTREQAQRLARIAAQG; this comes from the coding sequence ATGGCAGCAGAGCGGCGCATCGTCATCGAGAACTGTTCGATCGCGACCGTGGACGCGAGCGACACCGAGTACCCGAGCGGGTACGTGGTGATCGCCGGCAACCGCATCGAGTCGCTCGGCGCGGGCAGGGCGCCCGAGGGCCTGGAGAACGTCGACCGCCGTATCGACGCCACCGGCCACCTCGTGACCCCCGGCCTGGTCAACACCCACCACCACTACTACCAGTGGATCACCCGGGGCCTGGCCACCGACCACAACCTCTTCGACTGGCTCGTCGCGCTCTACCCGACCTGGGCGCGCATCGACGAGCAGATGGTCTACGCGGCCGCCCAGGGCTCCCTGGCGATGATGGCCCGCGGCGGCGTCACCACCGCCATGGACCACCACTACGTCTTCCCCGCCGGTTCCGGTGACCTGTCCGGCGCGATCATCCGCGCCGCCCGCGAGACGGGCGTCCGCTTCACCCTCGCCCGCGGCTCCATGGACCGCAGCGAGAAGGACGGCGGGCTGCCCCCGGACTTCGCCGTCGAGACCCTGGACGGTGCCCTCGCCGCGACCGAGGCGACCGTCAGGGAGCACCACGACTCCTCCTTCGACGCGATGACCCAGGTCGCCGTGGCCCCCTGCTCGCCGTTCTCCGTCTCCACCGAACTCCTGCGCCAGGGAGCCGAGTTGGCCCGCCGCCTGGGCGTACGGCTGCACACCCACGGCTCGGAGACCGTCGAGGAGGAGCAGTTCTGCAAGGAACTGTTCGGCATGGGCCCCACCGACTACTTCGAGTCCACCGGCTGGCTCGGCGAGGACGTGTGGATGGCGCACTGCGTCCACATGAACGACTCCGACATCGCCGCCTTCGCCCGTACGAAGACGGGTGTGGCCCACTGTCCTTCGTCCAACGCCCGTCTGGCCGCCGGTATCGCACGGGTCCCGGACATGCTCGCGGCCGGTGTCCCGGTCGGCCTCGGCGTCGACGGCACCGCGTCCAACGAGTCCGGCGAACTCCACACCGAGCTGCGCAACGCCCTGCTCATCAACCGCCTCGGCGCACACCGGGAAGCGGCCCTGAACGCCCGGCAGGCGCTGCGGCTCGGCACCTACGGCGGCGCCCAGGTCCTGGGTCGCGCGGCCGAGACCGGCTCCCTGGAGGCGGGCAAGCTCGCCGACCTGGTGCTCTGGAAGCTCGACACCCTCGCCCACGCCTCGATCGCCGACCCGGTGACCGCGCTGGTCTTCGGCGCGGCCGCACCGGTCACCGCCTCGTTCGTGAACGGCCGTCAGATCGTCGAGGACGGACGCCTGTTGCACGTCGACGAGGACGCTGTCGCCCGCTCCACACGGGAACAGGCCCAGCGCCTTGCGCGCATCGCCGCGCAGGGCTGA
- a CDS encoding chitosanase — MLSTRWPSAEAADPTGLDDPVKKDLAMRLVSSAENSSLDWEAQYGYLEDIGDGRGYTGGIIGFCSGTSDMLALVELYTERVPANPLAPYLPALRAVDGTDSHDGLDPGFPAAWRTAAQTSAFRAAQRDERDRGYFDPAVSRAKEDGLGTLGQFVHYDAMVMHGPGTDALSFGGIRDRARASADTPADGGDETAYLHAFLDARVWAMRQEVAHHDVSRVETAQRVFLEQGNLDLDTPLKWKVYGDSYEIG, encoded by the coding sequence GTGCTGAGCACCCGGTGGCCGTCGGCCGAGGCCGCGGACCCGACCGGGCTCGACGACCCGGTCAAGAAGGACCTCGCGATGCGGCTGGTGTCCAGCGCGGAGAACTCCTCGCTGGACTGGGAGGCGCAGTACGGGTACCTCGAGGACATCGGGGACGGCCGCGGCTACACCGGCGGCATCATCGGTTTCTGCTCCGGTACGAGCGACATGCTGGCGCTGGTCGAGCTCTACACGGAACGGGTCCCCGCCAATCCCCTGGCCCCGTATCTGCCCGCCCTGCGTGCGGTGGACGGCACCGACTCGCACGACGGGCTGGACCCGGGCTTCCCGGCGGCCTGGCGGACCGCGGCGCAGACGTCCGCGTTCCGTGCGGCCCAGCGGGACGAGCGGGACCGCGGCTACTTCGACCCGGCGGTCTCGCGCGCCAAGGAGGACGGCCTCGGTACGCTCGGCCAGTTCGTCCACTACGACGCGATGGTCATGCACGGGCCCGGCACCGACGCCCTGAGCTTCGGCGGCATCCGCGACCGGGCCCGCGCGAGCGCGGACACCCCCGCGGACGGGGGTGACGAGACCGCCTATCTGCACGCGTTCCTGGACGCCCGGGTGTGGGCGATGAGGCAGGAGGTGGCGCACCATGACGTCAGCCGGGTCGAGACGGCCCAGCGGGTCTTTCTGGAGCAGGGCAATCTCGACCTGGACACACCGCTCAAGTGGAAGGTGTACGGGGACAGTTACGAGATCGGCTGA
- a CDS encoding TIM barrel protein, with translation MPAFGSSTAAEQRFNVNLSILFTELPLLERPAAAAAAGFTAVELWWPWVDTPTPERSELDALKKAIEDAGVQLTGLNFYAGELPGPDRGALSIPGEESDRFRANIDVAADFAQSLGTKALNALYGNRVEGVDPAEQDALALENLVLAARAADRIGAVLLIEALNKPESPLYPLVSAPAAVGIVDKVNAATGLGNAKFLMDLYHLSMNGEDLPAVIEEFTAKTGHVQIADNPGRGAPGTGTLPLEELLGLLAKAGYDGWVGLEYKPGDRPSSEAFDWLSR, from the coding sequence ATGCCGGCTTTTGGATCGAGCACAGCCGCAGAGCAGCGCTTCAACGTCAACCTGTCGATCCTCTTCACGGAACTCCCGCTCCTGGAACGCCCCGCGGCCGCCGCCGCGGCCGGCTTCACCGCGGTCGAGCTGTGGTGGCCCTGGGTCGACACCCCCACCCCCGAGCGGTCCGAGCTCGACGCCCTGAAGAAGGCGATCGAGGACGCGGGCGTCCAGCTCACGGGCCTGAACTTCTACGCCGGCGAACTGCCGGGACCGGACCGCGGCGCCCTGTCGATCCCGGGCGAGGAGTCGGACCGGTTCCGCGCCAACATCGACGTGGCCGCCGACTTCGCCCAGTCCCTGGGCACCAAGGCGCTCAACGCCCTGTACGGCAACCGCGTCGAGGGCGTGGACCCGGCCGAGCAGGACGCGCTGGCGCTGGAGAACCTGGTGCTGGCGGCCCGGGCCGCCGACCGGATCGGCGCGGTCCTCCTGATCGAGGCCCTCAACAAGCCCGAGTCACCGCTGTATCCGCTGGTGAGCGCGCCCGCCGCGGTGGGGATCGTCGACAAGGTCAACGCCGCGACCGGCCTCGGCAACGCGAAGTTCCTGATGGACCTCTACCACCTGTCCATGAACGGCGAGGACCTGCCGGCGGTGATCGAGGAGTTCACGGCGAAGACCGGCCACGTCCAGATCGCCGACAACCCGGGCCGCGGCGCGCCGGGCACGGGGACGCTGCCCCTGGAGGAGCTGCTGGGCCTGCTGGCCAAGGCCGGATACGACGGCTGGGTCGGCCTGGAGTACAAGCCCGGCGACCGCCCCAGTTCCGAGGCCTTCGACTGGCTGTCCCGCTGA
- the uraD gene encoding 2-oxo-4-hydroxy-4-carboxy-5-ureidoimidazoline decarboxylase — protein sequence MTSTSTSPGLARFNVLEEHAAHAVLLEACASTAWARRLLAGRPYATAEDLYATSDAAMAELTADDLAEAMAAHPPIGRPKPGDPASAREQRGMAGASDELRAQMLELNLAYQERFGHVFLICATGRTGEQMRDAVEERIGNSPEREREIVRTELGKINRIRLARLVEED from the coding sequence GTGACTTCGACTTCCACGTCCCCCGGCCTGGCCCGGTTCAACGTCCTGGAGGAGCACGCGGCCCATGCGGTCCTCCTCGAGGCGTGCGCCTCGACGGCGTGGGCTCGGCGTCTGCTCGCCGGCCGCCCCTACGCGACCGCAGAGGACCTCTACGCCACCAGCGACGCCGCCATGGCCGAGCTGACCGCCGACGACCTCGCCGAGGCGATGGCCGCTCACCCGCCGATCGGCCGCCCCAAGCCGGGCGACCCGGCCTCGGCCCGTGAGCAGCGCGGCATGGCGGGAGCCTCCGACGAGCTCAGGGCACAGATGCTGGAACTGAACCTGGCCTACCAGGAGCGGTTCGGCCATGTCTTCCTGATCTGCGCGACCGGCCGCACCGGCGAGCAGATGCGCGACGCGGTCGAGGAGCGGATCGGCAACTCACCGGAGCGGGAACGCGAGATCGTCCGCACCGAACTGGGCAAGATCAACCGCATCCGGCTCGCCCGACTCGTCGAGGAAGACTGA
- the pucL gene encoding factor-independent urate hydroxylase: MPILGQNQYGKAENRVVKITRDGATHHIKDLNVSVALSGDMEEVHYSGSNANVLPTDTTKNTVYAFAKEHGIESAEQFGIHLARHFVTSQEPIRTARIRIEEYAWERIVTPGQDAHSFVRQGQETRLTQITYDGSSWEVVSGLKDLTVMNSTNSEFWGYVKDKYTTLPEAYDRILATEVSGRWRFNWTDDAEETPDWEESYAQVKKHMLLAFADTYSLSLQQTLYAMGSRIIENRTEIDEVRFSLPNKHHFLVDLEPFGLKNDNEVYFAADRPYGLIEATVLRDGVEPRIPVDLTNL, from the coding sequence ATGCCCATCCTGGGACAGAACCAGTACGGCAAGGCCGAGAACCGAGTCGTCAAGATCACGCGGGACGGCGCCACCCACCACATCAAGGACCTGAACGTCTCCGTCGCGCTCTCCGGCGACATGGAAGAGGTCCACTACTCCGGCTCCAACGCCAACGTCCTGCCGACCGACACCACCAAGAACACGGTGTACGCGTTCGCCAAGGAGCACGGCATCGAGTCCGCCGAGCAGTTCGGCATCCACCTCGCCCGCCACTTCGTGACCTCGCAGGAGCCGATCAGGACCGCGCGCATCCGCATCGAGGAGTACGCCTGGGAGCGGATCGTGACGCCCGGTCAGGACGCCCACTCCTTCGTCCGCCAGGGCCAGGAGACCCGTCTGACGCAGATCACCTACGACGGCTCGTCCTGGGAGGTCGTCTCCGGGCTCAAGGACCTGACCGTGATGAACTCGACCAACTCCGAGTTCTGGGGCTACGTCAAGGACAAGTACACGACGCTCCCGGAGGCCTACGACCGGATCCTGGCGACGGAGGTCTCCGGCCGCTGGCGCTTCAACTGGACCGACGACGCCGAGGAGACACCGGACTGGGAGGAGTCGTACGCCCAGGTCAAGAAGCACATGCTGCTGGCCTTCGCGGACACGTACTCCCTCTCCCTCCAGCAGACCCTCTACGCCATGGGCTCCCGGATCATCGAGAACCGCACCGAGATCGACGAGGTGCGCTTCTCGCTGCCCAACAAGCACCACTTCCTGGTGGACCTGGAGCCGTTCGGCCTCAAGAACGACAACGAGGTGTACTTCGCCGCCGACCGGCCCTACGGCCTGATCGAGGCGACCGTCCTGCGGGACGGCGTCGAGCCGAGGATCCCGGTGGACCTCACGAACCTCTAG
- a CDS encoding helix-turn-helix domain-containing protein: MGGEMLPPDEAGPDDVVLAWEGADVVAVRLPQLADSLDHILAAMERKRGKPLADLDRKAKQEVVRILEARGAFSVRHGVETVASALGVSRFTVYNYLNRDKA; encoded by the coding sequence ATGGGTGGCGAGATGCTCCCGCCGGACGAGGCCGGCCCCGACGACGTCGTGCTCGCCTGGGAGGGTGCCGACGTGGTCGCCGTACGGCTTCCGCAGCTCGCGGACTCCCTCGATCACATCCTGGCCGCCATGGAGCGCAAGCGCGGCAAGCCGCTCGCCGACCTGGACCGCAAGGCCAAGCAGGAGGTCGTCCGCATATTGGAGGCGCGCGGCGCCTTCTCCGTACGGCACGGCGTGGAGACCGTGGCGAGCGCCCTCGGGGTGAGCCGCTTCACGGTCTACAACTACCTGAACCGGGACAAAGCGTAG